From the genome of Deinococcus sp. JMULE3, one region includes:
- the glp gene encoding gephyrin-like molybdotransferase Glp codes for MTAPTFPMHVSVTDARAHLSALLPERTPETVPLAQAYGRTLAHDVPALVSHPSATESALDGIAAREADTLGATPDAPVRLRVIGESRAGAAFTGTVGAGECVRIYTGAPLPAGADAICPVEQLTDDGPEGVLLRRAASPADVRHEGGDFRAGEVVLHAGQVLTAPRLALAAALGHAQLSVQRRLRVALLSTGDEVVPPGQPLTAGQVYDSNSVGLHAMLLEAGCEVLPLGHAPDSPLALQSAIDAAGGADVLLTSGGVSMGKYDFMRDLLVEQGRVSFWKVRMRPGGPAILGGWNGLPVFGLPGNPVSSLVVFHVIVRPALTGQPPQTLRLRAATPFRALPDKTAFWRGVIDGGTVHDYGQQGSGILRSLSDAGALVIVPEGQAVQPGDDVDVILL; via the coding sequence ATGACCGCCCCGACCTTCCCGATGCACGTCAGCGTGACCGACGCCCGCGCGCACCTGAGCGCCCTGCTGCCCGAACGGACCCCCGAGACGGTGCCCCTGGCGCAGGCGTACGGCCGCACCCTGGCCCACGACGTGCCCGCGCTGGTCAGTCACCCCAGCGCCACCGAGAGTGCCCTGGACGGCATCGCCGCCCGCGAGGCCGACACGCTGGGCGCGACGCCGGACGCCCCGGTGCGCCTGCGCGTGATCGGCGAGAGCCGCGCCGGGGCGGCGTTCACCGGGACGGTCGGCGCGGGCGAGTGCGTGCGGATCTACACCGGCGCGCCCCTCCCGGCGGGCGCGGACGCCATCTGCCCGGTCGAGCAGTTGACCGACGACGGCCCTGAAGGCGTGCTCCTGCGCCGCGCGGCCAGTCCCGCCGACGTTCGCCATGAAGGCGGGGACTTCCGTGCGGGCGAGGTCGTCCTGCACGCCGGGCAGGTCCTCACGGCGCCCCGGCTGGCACTCGCGGCGGCCCTGGGGCACGCGCAGCTGAGCGTGCAGCGCCGCCTGCGGGTCGCGCTGCTCTCCACCGGGGACGAGGTCGTCCCGCCCGGGCAGCCCCTGACCGCGGGGCAGGTGTACGACAGCAACAGCGTCGGCCTGCACGCCATGCTGCTGGAAGCCGGGTGCGAGGTCCTCCCGCTCGGGCACGCGCCCGACAGCCCCCTGGCCCTCCAGTCGGCCATTGACGCGGCAGGCGGCGCGGACGTCCTGCTGACCAGCGGCGGCGTCAGCATGGGCAAATACGACTTCATGCGCGACCTGCTGGTCGAGCAGGGCCGCGTGAGCTTCTGGAAGGTCCGCATGCGCCCCGGCGGACCCGCCATCCTGGGCGGCTGGAACGGCCTGCCCGTCTTCGGCCTGCCCGGTAACCCCGTCAGCAGCCTCGTGGTGTTCCACGTGATCGTCCGGCCCGCCCTGACCGGCCAGCCCCCGCAGACGCTGCGCCTGCGTGCCGCCACCCCATTCCGCGCCCTGCCGGACAAGACCGCCTTCTGGCGCGGCGTGATCGACGGCGGCACGGTCCACGACTACGGCCAGCAGGGCAGCGGCATCCTCCGGTCCCTGAGTGACGCGGGCGCCCTGGTCATCGTCCCCGAAGGTCAGGCCGTGCAGCCCGGCGACGACGTGGACGTGATTCTGCTGTAA
- a CDS encoding glycoside hydrolase family 13 protein yields the protein MNALHPDRTLDARPVTPQWVTDAVFYQIFPDRFARSGRVRGLNLQEWGDTPHFNRYMGGDLWGVAAKLDYIQSLGVNAIYFCPVFQSASNHRYHTHDYYQVDPMLGGNEALRHLIDEAHARGMRVVLDGVFNHASRGFFQFNDLLEQGEASAYRDWFHVDGWPLHPYDDARPANYAAWWGNRALPKFNTDNRAVRAFLWDVAEHWIRFGVDGWRLDVPNEIDDDSFWQEFRRRVKAINPDAYIVGEIWGDAHRWLQGDQFDAVMNYHFTRPCLAFFGAHTLDHPMNERSGTGRIDAMDAASFAHRMTEVTQMYHPDVVRVQLNLLDSHDTARFLTAVGGDHSAFRLATVFQMTYVGTPCIYYGDEVGLPGGPDPDCRRAFPWDEGAWNQETLALTRKLTAARHASPALQRGDFHVTHAQGEQLVYARRHASGTALIGLNAGREDAHLPFTGVTPGDYRDVITGRTVHLTGDTPLSVPARGAMVLVPLGL from the coding sequence ATGAACGCGCTCCACCCCGACCGTACCCTCGATGCCCGCCCCGTCACGCCGCAGTGGGTGACGGACGCGGTGTTCTACCAGATCTTCCCCGACCGCTTCGCCCGGTCGGGCCGCGTGCGGGGCCTGAACCTGCAGGAGTGGGGGGACACGCCGCACTTCAACCGCTACATGGGCGGGGACCTGTGGGGCGTGGCGGCGAAACTGGATTACATCCAGAGTCTGGGCGTGAATGCCATCTACTTCTGCCCGGTGTTCCAGTCGGCCAGCAACCACCGTTACCACACGCACGACTACTACCAGGTGGACCCCATGCTGGGCGGGAACGAGGCGCTGCGGCACCTGATCGACGAGGCGCACGCGCGCGGTATGCGCGTGGTGCTGGACGGCGTGTTCAATCACGCCAGCCGGGGGTTCTTCCAGTTCAACGATCTGCTGGAGCAGGGTGAGGCGAGCGCGTACCGGGACTGGTTCCACGTGGACGGCTGGCCGCTGCACCCGTACGACGACGCGCGGCCCGCGAACTACGCGGCGTGGTGGGGGAACCGCGCGCTGCCGAAGTTCAACACGGACAACCGCGCGGTGCGGGCGTTCCTGTGGGACGTCGCGGAGCACTGGATCCGTTTCGGGGTGGACGGCTGGCGGCTGGACGTCCCGAACGAGATCGACGACGATTCGTTCTGGCAGGAGTTCCGGCGGCGCGTGAAGGCCATCAACCCGGACGCGTACATCGTCGGGGAGATCTGGGGCGACGCGCACCGCTGGTTGCAGGGCGACCAGTTCGATGCGGTCATGAACTACCACTTCACGCGGCCCTGCCTGGCGTTCTTCGGGGCGCACACGCTGGATCACCCCATGAACGAACGCAGCGGCACGGGGCGCATTGACGCCATGGACGCCGCCTCGTTCGCGCACCGCATGACCGAGGTCACGCAGATGTACCACCCGGACGTGGTGCGCGTGCAGCTCAACCTGCTCGACTCGCACGACACCGCGCGCTTCCTGACCGCCGTGGGCGGCGACCACTCGGCGTTCCGGCTGGCGACGGTGTTCCAGATGACGTACGTGGGCACGCCCTGCATCTACTACGGGGACGAGGTCGGCCTGCCCGGCGGTCCGGACCCCGACTGCCGCCGCGCGTTCCCCTGGGACGAGGGGGCCTGGAATCAGGAGACGCTGGCCCTGACCCGCAAACTCACGGCGGCCCGTCACGCCAGCCCGGCCCTGCAGCGCGGGGACTTCCACGTGACGCACGCGCAGGGCGAGCAGCTCGTGTACGCCCGCCGTCACGCGAGCGGCACGGCGCTGATCGGCCTGAACGCGGGCCGCGAGGACGCCCACCTGCCCTTCACGGGCGTCACGCCCGGCGACTACCGCGACGTCATCACGGGCCGCACCGTGCACCTGACCGGCGACACGCCCCTCAGCGTCCCCGCGCGCGGCGCGATGGTGCTGGTGCCCCTGGGGTTGTAG
- a CDS encoding HD domain-containing protein codes for MFRRRLPLPPFPPGGVLVGGAARDWLRGVAAKDFDWMVPDPAGAARGLAGALGGSAFELDAERGYWRVSAAGGVQHDLVPRPADVAEDLRRRDFTVNALGVLPGGRVLDVVGGQADLRARRLRMVSRENLRADPLRAWRAARFELTLGFRLEPLTEAAVREVASDLAAGRLPLPAWERVRDEVHALLRSADAARGVGRLEELGLLTLTVPELREGLGVTQGGFHHLDVFAHGVEALHQLIGRFPDAPVPLRWAALLHDVGKPRTLARDELTGRASFHGHDKVGAALTAQVLTRLKLPGEEVRHAAALVGAHMVPLPASEREARRFVHRRRALLPDLLAVMLADREAARGPLSSEASRRAYARGIERVLAALEEQPSAPPPLLRGEEIMALLGVPPGPRVGEATRALAEAAALGEVTTPDEARAFLRAWNAAN; via the coding sequence ATGTTCCGTCGCCGCCTTCCTCTGCCACCGTTTCCGCCGGGTGGGGTGCTGGTGGGGGGCGCGGCGCGTGATTGGTTGCGTGGGGTGGCGGCGAAGGATTTCGACTGGATGGTGCCAGACCCGGCCGGGGCGGCGCGGGGGCTGGCGGGCGCGCTGGGTGGGTCGGCGTTCGAGCTAGACGCCGAACGGGGGTACTGGCGGGTGTCGGCGGCGGGTGGGGTGCAGCATGATCTGGTGCCGCGCCCGGCGGACGTGGCGGAGGACCTGCGGCGGCGGGATTTCACGGTGAATGCGCTGGGGGTGCTGCCGGGTGGGCGGGTGCTGGACGTGGTGGGCGGGCAGGCGGACCTGCGTGCGCGGAGGCTGCGGATGGTGTCGCGGGAGAATCTGCGCGCGGATCCGCTGCGGGCGTGGCGGGCGGCGCGGTTCGAGCTGACGCTGGGGTTCCGGCTGGAGCCACTGACGGAGGCGGCGGTGCGGGAGGTCGCGTCGGATCTGGCGGCGGGTCGCCTGCCGCTGCCCGCGTGGGAGCGGGTGCGGGATGAGGTGCACGCGCTGCTGCGCTCGGCGGACGCGGCGCGGGGCGTGGGGCGGCTGGAGGAGCTGGGCCTGCTGACCCTGACCGTGCCGGAGTTGCGCGAGGGGCTGGGCGTGACGCAGGGTGGCTTTCATCACCTGGACGTGTTCGCGCATGGGGTGGAGGCGCTGCATCAGCTGATCGGGCGCTTCCCGGACGCCCCGGTGCCGCTGCGCTGGGCGGCGCTGCTGCATGACGTGGGCAAACCCCGCACGCTGGCGCGGGACGAGCTGACCGGGCGGGCGTCGTTCCACGGGCATGACAAGGTCGGGGCGGCCCTCACGGCGCAGGTGCTGACGCGCCTGAAACTTCCGGGCGAGGAGGTGCGGCACGCGGCGGCGCTGGTCGGGGCGCACATGGTCCCGCTGCCCGCCAGCGAGCGGGAGGCGCGGCGTTTCGTACACCGCCGCCGCGCGCTGCTGCCGGACCTGCTGGCGGTCATGCTGGCGGACCGCGAGGCGGCGCGCGGCCCGCTGAGCAGCGAGGCGTCCCGCCGGGCGTACGCGCGCGGCATCGAGCGGGTCCTGGCGGCGCTGGAGGAGCAACCCAGCGCCCCGCCCCCGCTGCTGCGCGGCGAGGAGATCATGGCCCTGCTGGGCGTGCCGCCGGGCCCCCGCGTGGGCGAGGCGACCCGCGCGCTGGCCGAGGCGGCAGCCCTGGGCGAGGTGACCACCCCTGACGAGGCCCGCGCGTTCCTGCGCGCCTGGAACGCCGCAAACTAG